One stretch of Alphaproteobacteria bacterium DNA includes these proteins:
- a CDS encoding NADP-dependent isocitrate dehydrogenase, with protein sequence MTAHKITLIEGDGIGPEVVGATRKIIDATGVKIDWEVVEAGAEVFKKGLSTGVPQETIDSILRNKVALKGPLETPVGFGEKSANVTLRKMFETYGNIRPIQEIPGVITPYSGRGIDLVIVRENVEDLYAGIEHMQTPGTAQCLKLISRKGCEKIVRLAFEFARSEGRKKVQCATKANIMKLTEGLMKRTFEDVAKEYPDIEAYHIIIDNCAHQMVKTPENFDVIVTTNMNGDILSDLGSALIGGLGFAPGANIGDNYAIFEAVHGSAPKYAGKNNINPTAVLLSGVMMLRHLKEFNAASQIEQALFRTFAIDKVLTRDAIGDKGAASTTEFTQKVIDNLGKTYPGYKVREHKALKIPHISNAPDFVKVETRSVSGIDVFIESALTADELGQTLERTAADTAFTLKGISCRGVKVYPASGPKLDPADLFRCRFMSHDGSDVDDARIYDLLERITPHHRWTHLEKLNVFDGVPAFSKDHGED encoded by the coding sequence ATGACAGCCCACAAAATAACCCTCATTGAAGGCGATGGTATTGGCCCTGAAGTTGTGGGCGCCACCCGCAAAATCATTGATGCCACTGGCGTTAAAATTGACTGGGAGGTCGTCGAGGCTGGCGCAGAAGTCTTTAAGAAAGGCTTGTCCACAGGCGTTCCGCAAGAAACGATTGACTCCATCCTACGCAATAAAGTCGCTCTCAAAGGTCCGTTGGAAACACCCGTTGGATTTGGTGAAAAGAGCGCTAACGTCACGTTACGCAAGATGTTTGAAACCTACGGCAATATCCGTCCCATCCAAGAGATCCCGGGCGTCATCACCCCCTACTCCGGTCGTGGTATCGACTTAGTGATTGTCCGCGAGAATGTGGAAGACCTTTATGCCGGCATTGAACATATGCAAACGCCTGGTACCGCCCAATGCCTCAAGCTGATCTCACGAAAGGGGTGTGAAAAGATAGTCCGCCTCGCCTTTGAATTTGCCCGTTCTGAGGGGCGCAAGAAAGTTCAATGTGCCACAAAAGCCAACATTATGAAGCTCACAGAAGGGCTCATGAAGCGAACCTTTGAAGACGTTGCTAAAGAATATCCTGATATTGAAGCCTACCATATCATCATTGACAACTGCGCCCACCAAATGGTGAAGACCCCTGAGAATTTTGATGTCATTGTGACCACCAACATGAATGGAGATATTTTAAGCGACCTTGGTTCTGCCCTCATTGGGGGCCTTGGCTTTGCGCCAGGAGCCAATATTGGGGATAATTATGCGATCTTTGAGGCAGTACATGGCTCGGCTCCCAAATATGCTGGCAAAAACAACATCAACCCCACAGCCGTTCTACTCTCGGGCGTGATGATGCTGCGCCACTTGAAGGAGTTTAATGCCGCCAGCCAAATCGAGCAGGCCCTGTTCCGAACCTTTGCCATCGACAAGGTCCTTACCCGCGATGCCATTGGCGACAAAGGCGCTGCCTCCACAACCGAATTCACCCAAAAGGTTATTGATAACTTAGGCAAAACGTACCCCGGCTATAAGGTGCGCGAACATAAAGCCCTTAAAATTCCCCATATCTCTAACGCCCCTGACTTTGTCAAAGTCGAGACACGGTCCGTCAGCGGCATCGATGTATTTATTGAGTCAGCGTTGACTGCTGATGAGCTTGGTCAAACTCTTGAGCGAACAGCTGCTGATACGGCTTTCACCCTCAAAGGCATTTCCTGCCGTGGTGTCAAGGTATACCCCGCATCGGGCCCAAAACTCGACCCGGCCGATCTCTTCCGGTGCCGTTTTATGAGCCACGACGGATCTGATGTAGATGACGCCAGAATATACGACCTCCTAGAGCGTATCACGCCACACCATCGCTGGACGCATCTTGAGAAACTCAATGTATTTGATGGCGTTCCAGCCTTCTCTAAAGATCATGGTGAGGATTAA
- a CDS encoding L,D-transpeptidase family protein — protein MLSGDLLTLTSPTTLERDGKIFDCRTGRGGIRATKVEGDGATPIGIFPLRQVFYRPDRIRPFACDLPMVSLTPIDGWCDDPTDPLYNQLIKTPYAGNHEILWREDHVYDILIVIGYNDDPVIAPKGSAIFIHLLNDDQTPTAGCIALARGDLIELLGDITPSTQLVVPAHLDQAISPLMSTVLQENHS, from the coding sequence ATGCTGTCCGGTGACCTTCTCACCCTCACCTCTCCCACAACCCTTGAGCGTGACGGCAAAATCTTTGACTGTCGTACAGGCCGCGGGGGGATTCGAGCGACCAAGGTTGAAGGCGATGGTGCCACCCCCATTGGCATATTTCCCTTACGGCAAGTTTTCTATCGCCCCGATCGGATTCGCCCCTTTGCCTGTGATTTACCCATGGTGAGTCTCACGCCCATAGACGGCTGGTGCGACGACCCTACGGACCCTTTGTATAACCAACTCATCAAAACCCCTTATGCCGGCAATCATGAGATCCTTTGGCGGGAAGACCATGTGTATGATATATTGATTGTCATTGGCTATAATGATGATCCCGTTATTGCGCCGAAAGGAAGCGCGATCTTCATCCATTTGCTCAACGATGACCAAACACCCACAGCCGGATGTATTGCCCTTGCTCGGGGAGATTTAATTGAGCTTTTAGGGGATATCACCCCGTCAACTCAACTCGTTGTACCTGCCCATCTGGATCAAGCCATTTCTCCCCTCATGTCAACTGTTTTGCAGGAGAATCACTCATGA
- a CDS encoding MAPEG family protein, with the protein MALHASILFSGIFGLLYIYLSAQVTLLRVKYQVGLGHGGHLDLLKAIRIHGNFSEYVPFALFLMFLSELIGGQSWMIHTLGVILVIARVLHIVGLRKTEGPSIYRLLGASLTWAVILIFSVFCLVSAI; encoded by the coding sequence ATGGCATTACACGCGAGCATCCTATTTTCTGGAATTTTTGGTCTCCTCTACATTTATTTATCAGCTCAAGTCACATTGCTGCGCGTTAAGTATCAAGTTGGTCTTGGCCATGGGGGACACTTAGACTTGCTCAAAGCTATTCGCATTCATGGGAATTTCTCCGAATATGTTCCCTTCGCTCTTTTTCTCATGTTCTTGAGTGAGCTTATTGGCGGGCAGAGTTGGATGATCCACACCTTGGGCGTCATCCTTGTTATTGCGCGCGTTCTTCACATCGTTGGCCTTCGAAAAACGGAAGGACCCTCGATTTATCGACTCCTTGGAGCCTCCTTAACTTGGGCTGTCATCCTCATATTCTCTGTCTTTTGCCTCGTTTCGGCTATTTAG
- a CDS encoding rhodanese-like domain-containing protein — MTIKTIIPMDLYRRIKMGHNVVLVDVRTQDEFDEGHIQNALSFPIEFFFAKDVIQKINTTYPESPTIYVISGSGSKANEATLLLAAENYEYIMLVEGGMQAWEKIGLPVRRPRSKLIAGQHLEITQQILIAIGGTVTVATLLGTLVNSAFLAITLLAGMGIAYEGIFGTDYLRQFLARMSWNREG, encoded by the coding sequence ATGACGATAAAAACAATTATACCTATGGATTTATATCGGCGGATCAAGATGGGACACAACGTCGTCCTTGTCGATGTCCGCACACAAGATGAATTTGATGAAGGTCACATCCAAAACGCCCTCTCGTTTCCTATAGAATTCTTCTTTGCGAAAGACGTTATTCAGAAGATCAATACGACTTACCCGGAATCCCCAACAATTTATGTCATTAGTGGATCCGGATCCAAGGCAAACGAGGCAACGTTGCTCCTTGCGGCTGAAAACTATGAATACATTATGTTAGTTGAAGGCGGCATGCAGGCCTGGGAAAAAATAGGCCTTCCCGTAAGGCGTCCAAGATCTAAGCTGATCGCAGGTCAACACCTCGAGATCACTCAACAAATCCTGATCGCCATTGGCGGTACTGTTACAGTTGCAACACTTCTTGGGACTCTTGTAAACTCAGCGTTCCTTGCCATCACTCTCTTGGCAGGTATGGGCATAGCCTATGAGGGAATCTTTGGCACTGACTACTTACGCCAATTCCTGGCAAGAATGTCTTGGAATCGGGAAGGATAG
- a CDS encoding class I SAM-dependent methyltransferase gives MFFVLINLNAVLSMDDVGEKAFERHTKLSDPDVLKPLLLPEFRMEPTFSKVVALVESRYEVAPRGIHPDGNESKYGILMCMNPETVAYTMRLSPGKTVLELAGADGSLATLFAFAGAKRSLLLDFNPKEVALFEQRKASLPEVADQLESVCCSVFDILKERPDLISQVDIIYAGNFLHFFTDKEQNFLFSIIKSLLKPKGRIIFTTNGLRYPTCVQTPFLTRRTVSYLFIQSNQEEVSLPLKRVQLSDEECSEDLDPKEYQKLRIYMRHPNMMTRVGSELKNNWVAMPEAKQLQDVQIRKKIDAILKEEKKLLRTITFGSIFFHKSTSRIYSPEALGKLVSDHGFENPLAFHIGKNGHILLEVTPNDLGDSAGVIAVYNPPPDL, from the coding sequence ATGTTTTTCGTATTAATAAACCTAAATGCAGTTTTATCAATGGATGATGTTGGGGAAAAGGCCTTCGAACGACATACCAAGTTGTCTGATCCTGATGTTTTAAAACCCCTCCTTCTTCCAGAATTTCGTATGGAACCAACGTTTTCCAAAGTTGTTGCGCTTGTAGAGTCCCGTTATGAGGTTGCACCGCGTGGTATTCATCCTGATGGAAATGAGTCAAAATATGGAATACTCATGTGTATGAACCCTGAAACCGTTGCGTATACGATGAGACTTAGCCCGGGTAAAACCGTCTTGGAATTAGCCGGTGCTGATGGATCTCTTGCCACGCTATTTGCCTTTGCGGGGGCGAAGCGTTCACTTTTGTTGGATTTTAACCCAAAGGAGGTTGCTCTATTTGAGCAGAGAAAAGCATCACTTCCTGAGGTGGCAGATCAACTGGAATCTGTCTGCTGTAGTGTTTTTGATATTTTAAAAGAACGTCCAGACTTAATTTCTCAAGTTGATATTATTTATGCGGGTAATTTCTTGCATTTTTTCACTGACAAGGAACAGAATTTCCTATTTTCAATTATAAAATCACTTTTGAAACCGAAGGGTCGCATTATCTTTACAACAAATGGGCTGCGATATCCGACATGTGTACAAACCCCCTTCCTAACTCGAAGGACGGTTTCTTATCTTTTCATTCAAAGTAATCAAGAAGAAGTCAGCTTGCCTTTAAAAAGGGTTCAATTAAGTGACGAAGAATGTAGTGAGGATCTGGATCCGAAGGAGTATCAAAAACTTAGGATTTATATGAGGCATCCAAATATGATGACGAGAGTGGGATCAGAACTTAAGAACAATTGGGTTGCCATGCCTGAAGCAAAGCAGTTGCAAGATGTGCAGATCCGAAAAAAGATTGATGCCATCCTAAAAGAAGAAAAGAAACTTTTGAGGACGATAACTTTTGGCTCTATCTTCTTTCATAAATCGACTTCGCGTATATACTCACCTGAAGCTCTTGGCAAACTTGTATCAGATCATGGTTTTGAGAATCCATTAGCATTTCATATCGGCAAAAATGGACATATATTACTTGAGGTAACACCTAATGATCTCGGTGATTCAGCGGGAGTCATTGCCGTCTATAATCCGCCCCCAGACTTATAA
- a CDS encoding Fic family protein, whose product MEHSFDLTPQLVKALNQLDNAYAEAYITLQNSSDEERQALHRYARISMVGASTRIENAQLTDSEVSWLDTILSEDGKTTALDQNRTLIEDKLSKDRERSIEEVAGCRAMLLYIYEQYKDLVPLTEIELRSLHHILMRDYQKALPYAGSYKIQSNSVRAHNNQIGESRIVFLTADAGPITASAMKDLVEWYNEISPLSPWTVVAASEFVYRFLAIHPFQDGNGRMGRGLFLLTLLQSPSNVISTVSRYLAIDRYIEKHKEDYYAVLNRCSEGQYRQNPKEYKIQYFVKFMIKVLLEAVEGIQIAKQKFAAEKKLSEAAQKILTCFKEQPEIRLTTGKIIELTGLRRRGLIYALNTLLEYKMIQRYGQGRAVAYQLIF is encoded by the coding sequence ATGGAACACTCATTTGACCTCACGCCGCAGCTTGTTAAAGCATTAAATCAATTAGATAATGCTTATGCTGAGGCTTATATAACTTTGCAAAACTCTTCAGATGAAGAACGCCAAGCTCTTCATCGATACGCCCGTATTAGCATGGTTGGCGCGTCAACTCGAATAGAAAACGCCCAACTAACTGACTCAGAAGTGAGTTGGTTGGATACAATACTATCGGAAGACGGTAAAACGACTGCATTAGATCAGAATCGCACTTTGATAGAGGATAAGCTCTCAAAAGATAGAGAAAGAAGTATCGAAGAAGTCGCAGGGTGTCGAGCTATGCTTCTTTATATTTATGAACAATACAAGGACTTAGTACCCCTTACAGAAATTGAGCTTCGTAGTCTCCATCATATTTTAATGAGGGATTACCAAAAAGCCCTCCCCTACGCAGGTAGTTACAAAATACAATCTAATTCAGTTAGGGCGCACAATAATCAAATAGGAGAAAGTCGCATTGTGTTCCTAACAGCCGATGCAGGCCCTATAACAGCATCTGCGATGAAAGACTTGGTAGAATGGTACAATGAAATTTCACCCCTTTCACCTTGGACTGTTGTGGCTGCCTCAGAGTTTGTCTATCGCTTTTTGGCAATTCACCCATTCCAAGACGGAAATGGGAGGATGGGAAGAGGACTATTTTTGCTGACCTTATTGCAATCACCATCAAATGTTATTTCCACAGTCTCCAGATACCTTGCCATTGATCGCTATATTGAGAAACACAAAGAAGATTATTATGCTGTATTAAATAGGTGCTCAGAAGGACAGTACCGCCAGAACCCTAAAGAATATAAGATTCAGTATTTTGTAAAGTTTATGATCAAAGTTCTCCTCGAAGCGGTTGAGGGCATTCAAATAGCTAAACAAAAATTTGCAGCTGAAAAAAAACTTTCCGAGGCTGCACAAAAAATTCTCACTTGCTTTAAAGAACAACCTGAAATTCGTTTAACTACTGGGAAAATCATAGAGCTAACGGGTTTAAGACGTAGAGGTCTGATTTACGCTTTAAATACACTACTTGAATACAAAATGATTCAACGATATGGGCAAGGTCGTGCAGTTGCGTATCAACTGATATTCTAA